The following are encoded together in the Mesoplodon densirostris isolate mMesDen1 chromosome 2, mMesDen1 primary haplotype, whole genome shotgun sequence genome:
- the PLPPR4 gene encoding phospholipid phosphatase-related protein type 4 isoform X1 gives MSAKERPKGKVIKDSVTLLPCFYFVELPILASSVVSLYFLELTDVFKPVHSGFSCYDRSLSMPYIEPTQEAIPFLMLLSLAFAGPAITIMVGEGILYCCLSKRRNGIGLEPNINAGGCNFNSFLRRAVRFVGVHVFGLCSTALITDIIQLSTGYQAPYFLTVCKPNYTSLNVSCKENSYIVEDICSGSDLTVINSGRKSFPSQHATLAAFAAVYISGLYAVGNFLPSEESVFQHREALRSLTDLNQDPSRVLSAKNGSSSDGIAHTEGILNRNHRDASSLTNLKRANADVEIITPRSPMGKENMVTFSNTLPRANTPSVEDPVRRNASIHASMDSARSKQLLTQWKNKNESRKLSLQVIEPEPGQSPPRSIEMRSSSEPSRVGVNGDHHGPGNQYLKIQPGTVPGCNNSMPGGPRVSIQSRPGSSQLVHIPEETQENISTSPKSSSARAKWLKAAEKTVACNRSNSQPRIMQVIAMSKQQGVLQSSPKNTEGSTVSCTGSIRYKTLPDHEPSGIVRVEAHPENNRPIIQIPSTEGEGSGSWKWKAPEKGSLRQTYELNDLNRDSESCESLKDSFGSGDRKRSNIDNHEHHHHGITTIRVTPVEGSEIGSETLSISSSRDSTLRRKGNIILIPERSNSPENTRNIFYKGTSPTRAYKD, from the exons TTGCCTATATTGGCATCATCGGTGGTTAGTCTGTATTTCCTGGAACTCACGGATGTCTTCAAACCTGTGCACTCTGGATTCAGCTGCTATGACCGGAGTCTTAGCATGCCATACATTGAACCCACACAGGAGGCAATTCCATTCCTCATGCTGCTTAGCTTGGCTTTCGCCGGACCTGCAATTACG ATTATGGTAGGGGAAGGAATTCTCTACTGTTGCCTGTCCAAAAGAAGGAATGGAATTGGCCTGGAGCCCAATATTAATGCCGGAGGCTGCAACTTCAACTCTTTCCTTAGAAGAGCTGTCAGATTCGTTG GTGTTCATGTGTTTGGACTCTGCTCTACAGCTCTCATCACAGATATCATCCAGCTGTCCACAGGCTACCAGGCACCATACTTTCTGACTGTGTGCAAGCCAAACTATACCTCTCTGAATGTATCTTGCAAAGAGAATTCCTACATTGTAGAAGATATTTGCTCAGGATCTGATCTTACAGTTATCAACAGTGGCAG AAAATCATTCCCTTCACAACATGCGACCCTTGCTGCCTTTGCAGCTGTGTACATTTCG GGTCTGTATGCTGTGGGGAATTTTCTGCCTAGCGAAGAGAGTGTGTTTCAGCACAGAGAAGCCCTTAGGTCTCTGACAGACCTCAATCAAGACCCCAGCCGAGTTTTATCTGCTAAAAATGGTAGCAGTAGTGACGGAATTGCTCACACAGAAGGCATCCTCAACCGAAACCATAGAGATGCTAGCTCATTGACAAACCTCAAAAGGGCAAATGCTGATGTAGAAATCATCACTCCACGGAGCCCCATGGGGAAGGAAAACATGGTTACCTTCAGCAATACCTTGCCTAGAGCCAACACCCCATCCGTGGAAGACCCTGTGAGAAGAAACGCCTCCATTCATGCCTCTATGGATTCTGCTAGATCCAAGCAGCTCCTCACCCAGTGGAAGAATAAGAATGAAAGTCGGAAGTTGTCCTTGCAGGTTATAGAGCCCGAGCCTGGACAGTCACCACCCAGATCCATTGAAATGAGGTCAAGCTCGGAGCCATCAAGGGTGGGGGTCAATGGAGACCACCATGGTCCCGGCAATCAGTACCTCAAGATCCAGCCTGGCACCGTCCCCGGGTGTAACAACAGCATGCCTGGGGGACCAAGAGTATCCATTCAGTCCCGGCCCGGGTCCTCACAGTTAGTGCACATCCCTGAGGAGACGCAGGAAAACATAAGCACCTCCCCCAAAAGCAGCTCCGCTCGGGCCAAGTGGCTGAAAGCTGCGGAGAAGACCGTGGCCTGTAATAGAAGCAACAGCCAGCCTCGAATCATGCAAGTCATAGCCATGTCCAAGCAGCAGGGCGTCCTCCAAAGTAGCCCCAAGAACACTGAAGGCAGTACAGTCTCCTGCACTGGCTCCATCCGCTACAAAACCTTGCCAGACCACGAACCCAGTGGGATCGTGAGGGTTGAGGCTCACCCGGAGAACAACAGGCCCATCATACAGATCCCGTCCACCGAAGGCGAAGGCAGTGGCTCCTGGAAATGGAAAGCCCCTGAAAAGGGCAGCCTTCGCCAAACTTATGAACTCAATGATCTCAACAGGGACTCCGAAAGCTGTGAGTCCCTGAAAGACAGTTTTGGTTCTGGAGATCGAAAGAGAAGCAACATTGATAACCATGAGCATCACCACCATGGAATCACCACCATCCGCGTCACCCCAGTAGAGGGCAGCGAAATTGGTTCAGAGACCCTGTCCATTTCTTCTTCCCGCGACTCCACCCTGCGGAGAAAGGGCAACATCATCTTAATTCCTGAAAGAAGCAACAGCCCCGAAAACACTAGGAATATCTTCTACAAAGGAACTTCCCCAACACGGGCTTATAAGGATTGA
- the PLPPR4 gene encoding phospholipid phosphatase-related protein type 4 isoform X2, which produces MSAKERPKGKVIKDSVTLLPCFYFVELPILASSVVSLYFLELTDVFKPVHSGFSCYDRSLSMPYIEPTQEAIPFLMLLSLAFAGPAITIMVGEGILYCCLSKRRNGIGLEPNINAGGCNFNSFLRRAVRFVGVHVFGLCSTALITDIIQLSTGYQAPYFLTVCKPNYTSLNVSCKENSYIVEDICSGSDLTVINSGRKSFPSQHATLAAFAAVYISMYFNSTLTDSSKLLKPLLVFTFIICGIICGLTRITQYKNHPVDVYCGFLIGGGIALYLGLYAVGNFLPSEESVFQHREALRSLTDLNQDPSRVLSAKNGSSSDGIAHTEGILNRNHRDASSLTNLKRANADVEIITPRSPMGKENMVTFSNTLPRANTPSVEDPVRRNASIHASMDSARSKQLLTQWKNKNESRKLSLQVIEPEPGQSPPRSIEMRSSSEPSRVGVNGDHHGPGNQYLKIQPGTVPGCNNSMPGGPRVSIQSRPGSSQLVHIPEETQENISTSPKSSSARAKWLKAAEKTVACNRSNSQPRIMQVIAMSKQQGVLQSSPKNTEGSTVSCTGSIRYKTLPDHEPSGIVRVEAHPENNRPIIQIPSTEGEGSGSWKWKAPEKGSLRQTYELNDLNRDSESCESLKDSFGSGDRKRSNIDNHEHHHHGITTIRVTPVEGSEIGSETLSISSSRDSTLRRKGNIILIPERSNSPENTRNIFYKGTSPTRAYKD; this is translated from the exons TTGCCTATATTGGCATCATCGGTGGTTAGTCTGTATTTCCTGGAACTCACGGATGTCTTCAAACCTGTGCACTCTGGATTCAGCTGCTATGACCGGAGTCTTAGCATGCCATACATTGAACCCACACAGGAGGCAATTCCATTCCTCATGCTGCTTAGCTTGGCTTTCGCCGGACCTGCAATTACG ATTATGGTAGGGGAAGGAATTCTCTACTGTTGCCTGTCCAAAAGAAGGAATGGAATTGGCCTGGAGCCCAATATTAATGCCGGAGGCTGCAACTTCAACTCTTTCCTTAGAAGAGCTGTCAGATTCGTTG GTGTTCATGTGTTTGGACTCTGCTCTACAGCTCTCATCACAGATATCATCCAGCTGTCCACAGGCTACCAGGCACCATACTTTCTGACTGTGTGCAAGCCAAACTATACCTCTCTGAATGTATCTTGCAAAGAGAATTCCTACATTGTAGAAGATATTTGCTCAGGATCTGATCTTACAGTTATCAACAGTGGCAG AAAATCATTCCCTTCACAACATGCGACCCTTGCTGCCTTTGCAGCTGTGTACATTTCG atgtacTTCAATTCCACACTAACGGATTCCTCTAAGCTTCTGAAACCTCTCCTGGTCTTCACCTTTATCATCTGTGGAATCATCTGTGGGCTAACACGGATAACTCAGTATAAGAACCACCCAGTTGATGTTTATTGTGGCTTTTTAATAGGAGGAGGAATTGCTCTGTACTTG GGTCTGTATGCTGTGGGGAATTTTCTGCCTAGCGAAGAGAGTGTGTTTCAGCACAGAGAAGCCCTTAGGTCTCTGACAGACCTCAATCAAGACCCCAGCCGAGTTTTATCTGCTAAAAATGGTAGCAGTAGTGACGGAATTGCTCACACAGAAGGCATCCTCAACCGAAACCATAGAGATGCTAGCTCATTGACAAACCTCAAAAGGGCAAATGCTGATGTAGAAATCATCACTCCACGGAGCCCCATGGGGAAGGAAAACATGGTTACCTTCAGCAATACCTTGCCTAGAGCCAACACCCCATCCGTGGAAGACCCTGTGAGAAGAAACGCCTCCATTCATGCCTCTATGGATTCTGCTAGATCCAAGCAGCTCCTCACCCAGTGGAAGAATAAGAATGAAAGTCGGAAGTTGTCCTTGCAGGTTATAGAGCCCGAGCCTGGACAGTCACCACCCAGATCCATTGAAATGAGGTCAAGCTCGGAGCCATCAAGGGTGGGGGTCAATGGAGACCACCATGGTCCCGGCAATCAGTACCTCAAGATCCAGCCTGGCACCGTCCCCGGGTGTAACAACAGCATGCCTGGGGGACCAAGAGTATCCATTCAGTCCCGGCCCGGGTCCTCACAGTTAGTGCACATCCCTGAGGAGACGCAGGAAAACATAAGCACCTCCCCCAAAAGCAGCTCCGCTCGGGCCAAGTGGCTGAAAGCTGCGGAGAAGACCGTGGCCTGTAATAGAAGCAACAGCCAGCCTCGAATCATGCAAGTCATAGCCATGTCCAAGCAGCAGGGCGTCCTCCAAAGTAGCCCCAAGAACACTGAAGGCAGTACAGTCTCCTGCACTGGCTCCATCCGCTACAAAACCTTGCCAGACCACGAACCCAGTGGGATCGTGAGGGTTGAGGCTCACCCGGAGAACAACAGGCCCATCATACAGATCCCGTCCACCGAAGGCGAAGGCAGTGGCTCCTGGAAATGGAAAGCCCCTGAAAAGGGCAGCCTTCGCCAAACTTATGAACTCAATGATCTCAACAGGGACTCCGAAAGCTGTGAGTCCCTGAAAGACAGTTTTGGTTCTGGAGATCGAAAGAGAAGCAACATTGATAACCATGAGCATCACCACCATGGAATCACCACCATCCGCGTCACCCCAGTAGAGGGCAGCGAAATTGGTTCAGAGACCCTGTCCATTTCTTCTTCCCGCGACTCCACCCTGCGGAGAAAGGGCAACATCATCTTAATTCCTGAAAGAAGCAACAGCCCCGAAAACACTAGGAATATCTTCTACAAAGGAACTTCCCCAACACGGGCTTATAAGGATTGA